A single genomic interval of Primulina huaijiensis isolate GDHJ02 chromosome 7, ASM1229523v2, whole genome shotgun sequence harbors:
- the LOC140980511 gene encoding protein VACUOLELESS1, translating into MVGVALAAEWQLLYNRYYRKPELYQMQWRHVDLTRNKIACAPFGGPIAAIRDDTKIVQLYAESALRKLRIYTSSGILISEAIWKNSGGRLIGMSWTDDLTLICITQDGTIYSYNIHAELLSTSSLGKECFDNSVVDCVFWGNGVVCINEAFEIFAVPEFKTPTTVVKMADCGLEELPLCMAVIEPQYRNSGDVEVLLGVGDHVLSVEEDGVQELGAGVGPLQKMVVSRKGEFVASFTHDGRLLVMSSDFSNVIIEYACESALPPDQLAWCGMDSVLLYWDDMLLMVGPYGDPVRYIYDEPIILIPECDGVRILSNTSMEFLHRVPDSTVSIFQIGSTLPSALLYDALDHFDRRSAKADENLRLIRSSLPEAVEACVDAAGYEFDISQQRTLLRAASYGQAFCSHFQHDRIQETSKMLRVLNAVRHVEIGIPLSIQQYKLLTPNILINRLINAHKHLLALRISAYLGMNQEVVVMHWACTKITTSSAISDASLLRMLLDKLKICKGISYAAVAAHADKSGRRKLAAMLVEDEPHSSKQIPLLLSIGEEDNALVKATESGDTDLVYLVLFHMWQKKLPLEFFGTIQARPLARDLFVTYARFYKHEFLKDFFLSTGQLQDVAFLLWKESWELAKNPMASKGSPLHGPRIKLIEKAQNLFAETKEHTFESKAAEEHAKLLRIQHELEVTTKQAIFVDSSISDTIRTCIVLGNHRAAMKVKTEFKVSEKRWYWLKVFALATIRDWEALEKFSKEKRPPIGYRPFVEACIDAGEKAEALKYIPKLADPREKAEAYARIGMAKEAADAASQTKDSELLGRLKLTFSQNNAASSIFDTLRDRLSFQSIS; encoded by the exons ATGGTCGGCGTCGCGTTGGCGGCGGAGTGGCAGCTTCTCTACAACCGGTACTATCGCAAGCCGGAGCTCTACCAGATGCAATGGAGGCATGTCGACCTCACGCGCAATAAAATTGCCTGTGCTCCTTTCGGCGGCCCGATCGCGGCCATCCGAGACGACACCAAGATCGTACAGCTCTACGCAGAGTCCGCCCTACGCAAGCTCCGCATTTATACCTCTTCGGGTATTCTCATCTCGGAGGCCATCTGGAAAAATTCGGGTGGTCGTCTTATCGGCATGTCCTGGACCGATGACCTAACCCTGATTTGCATCACGCAAGACGGCACCATTTACTCATACAACATCCACGCGGAGTTACTCAGTACTTCCTCATTAGGAAAGGAGTGTTTCGACAACAGCGTCGTTGATTGCGTGTTTTGGGGAAACGGCGTGGTGTGCATTAATGAGGCATTCGAGATTTTTGCAGTGCCGGAGTTTAAGACTCCAACTACTGTGGTTAAAATGGCAGATTGTGGTTTGGAGGAGCTGCCGCTTTGCATGGCTGTAATCGAGCCGCAGTATAGAAATTCAGGTGATGTGGAGGTGTTGTTGGGAGTTGGGGATCATGTGCTGTCAGTGGAAGAGGATGGAGTGCAGGAATTGGGAGCAGGAGTGGGGCCATTGCAGAAGATGGTGGTCTCCAGAAAAGGGGAGTTCGTAGCATCGTTCACGCATGATGGAAGGCTTCTGGTCATGTCCTCTGATTTTTCTAATGTTATTATTGAATACGCTTGTGAG TCAGCGCTTCCTCCTGACCAACTAGCTTGGTGCGGAATGGACAGTGTCTTACTTTACTGGGATGACATGTTATTGATGGTGGGCCCTTATGGCGATCCAGTACGCTACATCTACGATGAGCCAATAATTTTGATCCCAGAATGTGATGGTGTGCGAATACTTTCTAATACTAGTATGGAGTTTCTGCATCGAGTCCCAGACTCTACGGTGTCTATTTTTCAGATTGGGAGCACCTTACCCTCTGCTTTGTTATATGATGCTCTGGATCATTTTGACCGGAGAAGTGCCAAG GCCGATGAAAATTTAAGATTGATCCGCTCTTCTCTGCCAGAAGCTGTTGAGGCTTGTGTCGATGCTGCTGGTTATGAATTTGATATTTCTCAACAGCGAACGCTACTGAGAGCTGCGAGCTATGGGCAAGCTTTTTGCAG CCATTTTCAACATGACCGAATTCAAGAGACTAGTAAAATGCTACGAGTATTAAATGCTGTGCGCCATGTTGAGATCGGTATTCCTCTTAGTATTCAGCAATACAAG CTGCTTACACCAAACATTCTGATTAACCGTCTGATTAATGCTCATAAACACCTTCTAGCTTTGCGTATATCAGCATACCTTGGCATGAATCAA GAAGTCGTAGTGATGCATTGGGCCTGTACAAAGATAACAACATCTTCAGCGATATCTGATGCAAGTCTCCTACGAATGTTACTTGACAAG CTCAAGATATGCAAAGGCATATCATATGCAGCTGTTGCTGCACACGCTGACAAAAGTGGTCGTAGAAAGTTAGCTGCTATGCTAGTTGAAGATGAGCCGCATTCATCCAAACAG ATTCCTCTGCTGCTCAGCATTGGAGAAGAAGATAATGCACTCGTGAAGGCTACTGAAAGTGGCGATACTGATCTTGTTTATCTTGTCCTGTTTCATATGTGGCAGAAG AAACTACCCCTAGAGTTTTTTGGAACAATACAAGCCAGACCACTAGCACGTGATTTGTTCGTGACTTATGCACG GTTTTACAAGCATGAATTTTTGAAGGACTTCTTTCTTTCCACCGGGCAACTCCAG GATGTAGCTTTTCTATTGTGGAAAGAGTCTTGGGAACTAGCGAAGAATCCAATGGCAAGCAAGGGATCCCCTCTTCATGGTCCAcgtattaaattaattgaaaaggcCCAAAATCTTTTTGCAGAAACAAAGGAACATACATTTGAGTCTAAGGCAGCGGAGGAACATGCAAAATTGTTGAG GATTCAACATGAATTAGAGGTGACTACTAAACAGGCAATTTTTGTGGATTCAAGTATCAGTGACACGATTCGCACTTGTATTGTCCTGGGAAATCATCGGGCTGCCATGAAAGTTAAAACTGAATTTAAG GTTTCAGAGAAGAGGTGGTATTGGCTTAAAGTCTTTGCTTTGGCAACAATCCGTGATTGGGAGGCActtgaaaaattttcaaaagagaAAAGGCCACCTATTG GTTACCGGCCGTTTGTGGAGGCATgtattgatgcaggtgagaaaGCTGAAGCTCTTAAATATATTCCAAAACTTGCTGATCCCAGAGAGAAAGCCGAG GCTTATGCTAGAATTGGGATGGCCAAGGAAGCTGCAGATGCCGCATCCCAGACAAAGGATAGCGAACTGCTAGGCCGTTTGAAACttactttttctcaaaataacgCTGCTTCCTCAATTTTTGATACTCTGAGAGACCGGTTATCCTTCCAAAGCATCTCTTAA